CGATCTCCGATCCACGAGCGGGGGCAGCCCGGTCGTCTCCGGCCGAGTCGGGGTCGGCGTCGCCGGCGGCTACAGCGGTGCGAACGCGAACAGCGCGTAGGAAGCGGCGAACGACAGCGACGGCGTGAGGATCCAGAAGAAGACGACGCGGCCAGTCGTCCCGGGGTCGAACAGGTCCTCCGCGAGGAGGTCGTCTTCCTCCTCCTCGCCGACGCGGGGCACCTCGTCGGGCGAGGAGCGCTCGGCGGTGAGCGCGTTCACCGACACCTCCGGCCGCTCGCGCTCGCCCCCGTCTGCTCCGGCGCCGATGGCGCCGCCGACGGCGTCGCCGATGGTCGTCGTCCGGGTGGCGCGCCCCCACCCGAGGCCGACGATTGACATCGTCGCCGACACCGCTAGCGAGGCGGGAATCCCGATCGCAGAGAGGAACGTGATCATGCTCGCGGACACCACCTCGACGATCAGCGCCGCCAGCAGCGGCAGGTCCGTGAGGTCGTTGCCGACGGTGTCGAGCGTCCGTCGGGCGATGGTGAACGCCCCGAGCGCGATGGCGCCGCCAGCGAGCAACACGCCCTGACTCGCGGTCACCGAGCCGTTGCCGACCAGCGGCGCGACCGCGTTGGCGGCGTTGGACGCGCCCGCCGAGAACGCCATGTAGCAGGCGATCACGAGCACGAGAAGCGTGCCGACCAGTTCCTTGGGGGTCGTCCCGTCGGTGATCCGAGGGCGGAGGCCGTCGAGTTCGACGACGGCACCGGGTGAGCGGTCGATGGCGAAGGCGGCGTCGAGATACGGGTAGAGGTAGCGACCGATGACCGCACAGATCCAGAACGCGACGACGGGCGCGACGAGCCACCAGCCGACGATGCGGAGCATCACCTCCGAGTCGAGCGTCCCCGTCGCCGCCCCGAGACCCGCGATGGCGCCGACGGCGGTCATGGACGTGGAGGCAGGGACGCCGAAGGTGTTGGAGACGAGCAGCGCCAGCCCCACGAAGAAGAGGACGGCGACGCTGGCGGTCAGCGTGAACTGCGCGGCGGGGACGATCTCCCCGCCCATCGTGTTGATGACCTCCCGGCCGACCGTCCACCCGCCCGCGAGCGCGAACAGCGACATGAGCGCCGCCGCCGCGGTCTTCGAGAGCGTGCCGCTCCCCACCGCCGGCCCGAACGAGACGCCGGTCGACGAGCCGCCGATGTTGAACCCGACGAACACCGCGACCAACAGTCCGACCAGCAGGAGTGCCTCGACCACACCGCTACTCGCGCCCCTCGGTGTATAGTCCGTTCGTTCGGCGACAGACGCACCGCTTCCTCAGCCCCACCACACCCAGTCGTCCCACCAGCCACCGCCGCCTCCGTCGTCACCGCCGTCGCCGCCGTCTCCACCGTCTCCATCGCCTCCGTCGTCGTCTCCGCCCCACACCCAATCGTCCCACCAGTCCCACCAATCCCACCAGCCGTCGTCCCAGTCGCCCCACCAGTCCCACCAGTCGTCGGCGTCCGCGACCGTGACGTGCTGGTCGGCGAGCGTCTCGTCGGTCGCGCCGACTGCCGACGTCCCGTCTGCGTCGGCGGCGCGGACGAACTCGACGGTGTAGTCGCCGGGTTCCGCGGCGACCGCCGCACCGTACTCGTCGGCCGAGACCGCGAAGTCGTCCCGGTCGAGGCGAGCCACGACGGCGCCGTCTGTGTCGCGGACGCGGACGTCGAGCGTCGCCAACGCGGCGTCGGACTCCACCTCGACGTCGATCCCCTCCCCGTCGCCCTCGGCGTCGAACTCCTCGACGACGGGTGGGTCGGCAGGCGGTGGTGTCGGTGTGGCTGTGGGCGTCGCGGTCGGTGTGGCTGTCGGCGTCGCCGTGGGCGTCGCGGTCGGTGTTGCGGTCGGCGTCGCCGCCGGGAGGACGATCCGGCCGTCGTCGACGACGCCGCCGGTGGGGACGTGGACGACCAGCACGCGGACGCCGCCGGTCCGGTTCGCCAGCGCTCCCGGGACAGTCACGCGCTCGCCGGGGTCGAACCGGCCGTCCGCGAGCGCCCCGTCGTCGGGGGCGTCGTCTCCGGGTATGGAGTCGCCGTCGACGACGAAGCGGATCGTCTCCACCGGGAGCGCGTCGCCGCCGCGATGGACGACGACGAGGCTCGCGCCGTCCCGCTCGAAGTCGTACTCGCCGAGAGGGGTCAACTCTCGGTCAGAGGGGGCGACCGACTCGACGACCGCGAGTCCGACTGTCGTCGTCACCACCAAGACGACCGCCGTCGCGGCGATCACACCGACGAGGTCAGCCTGTGCGCGGTCGGCCATGCTAATCGTTCGGCCACGCGACAGGTCATAATCGGTCGGATCCGATTATCAGTCGCAGTGACGGTCGGCGGGGATCGGCTCCGATCCCCACGACAGCGTTTAAGCCGTGCATCCGGTAGTAGGGGGTATGGAATGGAAGACGGACTGGGGACTCCGCGGTCGCATGGTGCTGACCGGGTTCCTCCTGTTCGCCCTCTACATCGTGTTCGGCGCCGTCGTCCTCCGGTTGGGCTACGGTGGGATGCTCATCTTCATGGTGCCGTTCCTGTTCGCGCAGTTCTTCTTCAGCGACAGGCTCGCCCTCTACTCGATGGGCGCCAAGGAGGTGTCCGAACAGGAGTACCCCGACCTGCACCGCACGATCACCCGGCTGTCTCAACAGGCCGACCTGCCGAAGCCGAAGGTCGCCGTCGCTGACTCGCGGGTCCCGAACGCGTTCGCGACCGGGCGCTCGCAGAAGAAGTCCGCCGTCTGCGTGACGACCGGCCTCCTGCGCACCCTCGACGACGAGGAGTTGGAGGGCGTGCTCGCCCACGAGCTCGCGCACATCAAGAACCGCGACGTGATGGTGATGACCATCGCGTCGTTCCTGTCGACGCTGGCGTTCATCATCGTGCGCTGGGGCTGGCTGTTCGGCGGCGGCGGCGACAGCCGCGGCGGCAACCAGGCACCCGTGCTCGTCGCCATCCTCGTGTCGCTGGTCGTGTGGGTGGTCTCGTTCCTGCTCATCCGCATGCTGTCGCGCTACCGCGAGTTCGCGGCCGACCGCGGCGGTGCGGCCATCTCCGGCAAACCCGGCGCGCTCGCGTCGGCACTGATCACCATCGACAGCGGCATGGACCGCGTCCCGAAAGAGGACCTGCGCGACACCGCCGAGATGAACGCGTTCTTCGTCATCCCGATCAAGTCCGGCTTCGTCGGGAAGCTGTTCTCCACCCACCCGAGCACGGAGAAGCGCGTCGAGCGCCTCCGCGCGCTGGAGCGCGAACTCGAGTCGGCCTGACGAACCCGACACCGCCCCGTCCCCGACGCGCCCCCGGTCCCCGTCCGAGGGTTGAAATACGATCCCGGAGCACCAGCGTCCGTGAGCGAGCGCACCTACGACATCGCCGGGATCGACCTCAGCGACGACCGCTACACGGTCGTCCAGAGCCTCGTCCGCAAC
The DNA window shown above is from Halobaculum marinum and carries:
- a CDS encoding inorganic phosphate transporter, yielding MVEALLLVGLLVAVFVGFNIGGSSTGVSFGPAVGSGTLSKTAAAALMSLFALAGGWTVGREVINTMGGEIVPAAQFTLTASVAVLFFVGLALLVSNTFGVPASTSMTAVGAIAGLGAATGTLDSEVMLRIVGWWLVAPVVAFWICAVIGRYLYPYLDAAFAIDRSPGAVVELDGLRPRITDGTTPKELVGTLLVLVIACYMAFSAGASNAANAVAPLVGNGSVTASQGVLLAGGAIALGAFTIARRTLDTVGNDLTDLPLLAALIVEVVSASMITFLSAIGIPASLAVSATMSIVGLGWGRATRTTTIGDAVGGAIGAGADGGERERPEVSVNALTAERSSPDEVPRVGEEEEDDLLAEDLFDPGTTGRVVFFWILTPSLSFAASYALFAFAPL
- the htpX gene encoding zinc metalloprotease HtpX, whose product is MEWKTDWGLRGRMVLTGFLLFALYIVFGAVVLRLGYGGMLIFMVPFLFAQFFFSDRLALYSMGAKEVSEQEYPDLHRTITRLSQQADLPKPKVAVADSRVPNAFATGRSQKKSAVCVTTGLLRTLDDEELEGVLAHELAHIKNRDVMVMTIASFLSTLAFIIVRWGWLFGGGGDSRGGNQAPVLVAILVSLVVWVVSFLLIRMLSRYREFAADRGGAAISGKPGALASALITIDSGMDRVPKEDLRDTAEMNAFFVIPIKSGFVGKLFSTHPSTEKRVERLRALERELESA